In Daucus carota subsp. sativus chromosome 4, DH1 v3.0, whole genome shotgun sequence, one DNA window encodes the following:
- the LOC108218902 gene encoding uncharacterized protein LOC108218902 isoform X1: protein MAMRMKSVMQGVRAKFSVIVLVLITLGIAAASIYGLLKPISNGCTMTYMYPTYIPISTPKNVSAEKYGLYLYHEGWQKIDFDEHIKQLSGTPVLFIPGNGGSYKQVRSLAAESERAYQGGPLENELYQQATLTLEEDGGPINVNNISVPTQYSSFMDWFAVDLEGEHSAMDGQILEEHTEYVVYAIHRILDQYKESRDARKSEGAAIYGSLPRSVILVGHSMGGFVARAAIVHSHLRKSAVETIITLSTPHQSPPVTLQPSLGHYYTHVNQEWRKGYEVHTSRSGHYISGPKLGHIVVVSISGGIHDFQVRSKLESLDGIVPPTHGFMISTTSMQNVWLSMEHQVILWCNQVVVQVSHTLLHLIDSKTSQPFTESRERLAIFTKMLHSGVPESWLKQSQATQKSLHASSKNGILPGSHVHTLPACPSTIRWNEAGLERDLYIQTPTVTVLAMDGRRRWLDIKKLGLNGKGHFVFVTNLVPCSGVRLHLWPEKGNSASDLPLTKRVLEVTSKMVKIPSGPAPRQIEPGSQTEQAPPSAVFMLDPKDMYGFKFLTISVAPPPVFSGRPPPATSMAVGQFFDPDEGKTVFSPYLLLQSMVSQQDMILKEDHPLALDLSFSISLGLLPVKFSLEPTGCGIQKSELVEEVKDMEINKLCKRRCFPPVALAWDVSSGLHIFPNLYSHTIMVDSSPGYWDSPKGSEKTTLLLLVDPHCSYKTSISVSVAAAAGRFMLLYWSQIIGFSFAVVFFALMQQAYSWELDLPIPSMLTALESNMRMPLPFFSLVITPIVAALFYSFMSSQRFPSIISFFVISILCYAFANGIVVVLILISQWVFYVAASIHVFIKKWWQWETSLLSFKVVRIVRFNPSLVTVFAAMSLACFVHPAFGLAILLFSHALCCHNALSSFLTASFRSHARSRELFDFGDRGSSEYKRLQIKSDSRTNKSLPVDEHSSNSPDSARSYGDTQLEIFHHQHGLLVLHLMSMLMFIPSLVAWFQRFGTGQRFPWFLDSALTLGIILHGVCGSKPEYSFWFPLPGSDRWEVKQSFGYLLGGFACCLYALTMAPYGAFYAMACIGIVAFTFRIIDRRNRERGDAYYSNRKHSHRH from the exons atggcgATGAGAATGAAGTCAGTAATGCAGGGTGTTAGAGCTAAGTTCAGTGTAATAGTTCTTGTGCTTATTACATTAGGGATCGCTGCTGCATCTATATATGGTCTGCTAAAACCGATTTCGAATGGTTGTACCATGACGTACATGTATCCTACTTATATCCCCATTTCCACGCCAAAAAATGTGTCAGCTGAGAAGTATGGTTTGTACTTGTATCACGAAGGATGGCAAaagattgattttgatgagCATATTAAGCAGCTTAGTGGAACTCCAGTTTTATTTATCCCAGGGAACGGGGGTAGCTACAAACAG GTAAGGTCCTTGGCAGCAGAGTCCGAAAGGGCTTATCAAGGAGGCCCACTTGAAAATGAGCTTTACCAACAAGCTACTCTAACACTTGAAGAGGATGGAGGAcctataaatgtaaataacatTTCAGTACCTACCCAGTATAGTTCCTTCATGGACTGGTTTGCTGTGGATCTTGAAGGTGAACATTCTGCAATGGATGGTCAAATACTTGAAGAACACACAGAATACGTAGTATATGCTATTCACAGG ATCTTGGATCAATATAAAGAATCTCGTGATGCCCGGAAAAGTGAAGGTGCAGCCATATATGGAAGTTTACCTCGAAGTGTTATACTAGTTGGCCACTCTATGGGTGGTTTTGTTGCAAGAGCAGCAATAGTTCACTCGCATTTAAGAAAGTCTGCAGTGGAAACTATTATTACGCTCTCAACCCCGCACCA GTCACCTCCTGTGACACTGCAGCCATCCTTAGGTCACTATTATACACACGTAAATCAGGAATGGAGAAAGGGATACGAGGTCCATACCTCTCGAAGTGGACATTACATATCTGGTCCAAAACTTGGCCACATAGTTGTCGTTTCCATTTCCGGTGGTATCCATGATTTTCAG GTACGGTCAAAATTAGAATCCCTTGATGGGATTGTGCCACCTACCCATGGTTTTATGATTAGTACTACAAGCATGCAGAATGTTTGGCTGTCAATGGAGCACCAAGTTATTTTATGGTGCAATCAAGTCGTTGTGCAA GTGTCACATACTCTGCTTCATCTAATTGACTCTAAAACCAGCCAACCATTTACCGAATCAAGAGAAAGGCTCGCAATATTTACCAAAATGTTACATAGTGGAGTACCAGAAAGTTGGTTGAAACAGTCGCAAGCAACTCAGAAATCCCTACACGCTTCTTCAAAGAATGGAATCCTACCAG GATCTCATGTGCACACTTTACCTGCCTGCCCTAGTACTATTCGTTGGAACGAGGCTGGATTAGAAAGGGATCTATACATTCAAACCCCTACTGTTACTGTTTTAGCAATGGATGGCAGAAGACGGTGGCTGGACATTAAAAAACTG GGGCTGAATGGAAAAGGCCACTTCGTATTTGTTACGAACCTTGTTCCCTGTTCTGGGGTTAGACTTCATCTTTGGCCTGAAAAGGGCAATTCTGCTTCAGACCTGCCTCTTACTAAAAGGGTTCTAGAAGTGACATCAAAGATGGTAAAAATCCCATCAGGTCCAGCTCCAAGGCAG ATTGAACCAGGTAGTCAGACTGAACAAGCACCTCCATCTGCTGTATTTATGCTGGATCCAAAGGATATGTATGGGTTTAAATTCTTGACCATCTCAGTTGCACCTCCTCCG GTTTTTTCAGGAAGACCTCCGCCTGCAACTTCCATGGCAGTTGGGCAGTTTTTTGATCCAGATGAAGGGAAAACAGTATTCTCACCATACTTGTTGCTTCAATCAATGGTTTCTCAACAA GACATGATATTGAAGGAGGATCATCCTCTTGCTTTAGATCTATCCTTCTCTATTAGTTTAGGCCTTCTGCCTGTTAAATTCTCTTTAGAACCAACAGGATGTGGGATACAAAAGTCAGAACTGGTTGAAGAGGTTAAAGACATGGAAATTAACA AGCTTTGCAAACGTCGATGTTTTCCACCTGTAGCACTTGCTTGGGATGTGAGTTCTGGTCTGCACATATTTCCAAACTTGTACTCTCATACAATTATGGTGGATTCTTCACCAGGGTATTGGGATTCACCCAAGGGTTCTGAGAAGACCACTCTTTTATTACTG GTTGACCCGCATTGTTCATACAAAACTAGTATCTCTGTatctgttgctgctgctgctggtaGATTCATGCTTTTATATTGGTCACAG ATCATTGGTTTCTCCTTCGCAGTTGTGTTTTTCGCACTGATGCAGCAAGCATATTCATGGGAGCTTGATCTGCCTATTCCTTCAATGCTAACAGCATTGGAATCAAATATGAGAATGCCTTTGCCATTTTTTTCCCTAGTCATTACCCCCATTGTAGCTGCCTTGTTCTATTCCTTTATGAGTTCTCAGCGATTTCCTTCGATCATAAGCTTTTTTGTGATCTCGATACTTTGCTATGCATTTGCGAATGGGATTGTTGTCGTGCTTATATTGATCTCTCAATGGGTTTTCTATGTGGCTGCCAGTATACATGTTTTCATCAAGAAATG GTGGCAGTGGGAGACTAGTTTATTGTCATTCAAG GTGGTAAGGATTGTCAGATTCAATCCTTCACTCGTCACAGTGTTTGCGGCTATGTCATTGGCTTGCTTTGTTCATCCAGCTTTTGGTCTTGCTATATTGCTGTTTTCTCATGCCTTGTGCTGTCATAATGCATTGTCCAG TTTTTTGACAGCTTCCTTTCGCAGCCATGCTCGAAGTAGGGAATTGTTTGATTTTGGTGATAGAGGCAGCAGTGAATATAAAAGGTTACAAATCAAGTCTGATAGTAGAACAAATAAAAGTCTGCCTGTTGATGAGCACAGTTCCAATAGTCCCGACTCTGCAAGAAGCTACGGCGATACACAGCTGGAGATCTTCCACCACCAGCACGGCCTGCTGGTCTTACATCTTATGTCTATGCTGATGTTTATTCCATCACTTGTGGCTTGGTTCCAG AGATTTGGTACTGGTCAGAGATTTCCATGGTTCTTAGATTCAGCGCTGACGCTTGGTATCATCCTCCACGGTGTGTGTGGTTCAAAGCCCGAGTATAGTTTTTGGTTTCCCTTGCCAGGCAGTGACAGATGGGAAGTGAAACAGAGTTTTGGCTACCTGCTTGGTGGATTCGCTTGTTGTTTATATGCCTTGACCATGGCTCCTTATGGAGCATTTTATGCAATGGCCTGCATAGGGATCGTCGCTTTCACTTTTAGAATTATAGATAGAAGGAATAGGGAGAGAGGAGACGCCTACTATAGCAATCGAAAGCATTCTCATAGACACTGA
- the LOC108218776 gene encoding protein WHAT'S THIS FACTOR 9, mitochondrial-like: MNWGNKKTLSLLALSLNTSAATLKQHIHCRTLVKVRLKWAKNKTLDNIIDTHTDLKAAYLLKNAIVRSSAGYITSKSISDWQKLLGLTIPTLRFIRRYPTLFQEFAHPKYPSLPCFRLTEIAANLHDQEVKILEAHEAVLVERLCKVLMMTRNKIVPFEALYPLKWDLGLPDDFDRGLVFKYSDCFRVVKDANGGSCLELVKWNEDFAVSVLQKRYENVEGGENEFRKFRRGQSSMAFPLRFPKGYGGQTKVKEWMEEFQKLAYISPYEDPTGIHMSSDLMEKRIVGLLHEFLSLTEHKMTKRNYLGSLRGELYLPERFTRIYTRYPGIFYLSMKCKTTTVAIREGYCRGKLVEPSPLAKLRGKFYHAMRTGLMYQKKGVHMLPQLAGLSSRGCEDNNGKEGEKDEMWEDCNADASSESEEEFDGDILDVFGDGSL, from the coding sequence ATGAACTGGGGAAACAAAAAGACATTGTCTCTTCTTGCATTGAGTTTGAACACAAGTGCTGCAACGCTTAAGCagcacatccactgcagaaccCTAGTTAAAGTTCGTCTGAAATGGGCCAAAAACAAGACTTTAGACAACATAATCGATACACACACTGATCTCAAAGCTGCTTATCTTCTCAAAAATGCAATTGTTCGCTCTTCTGCTGGTTATATCACCTCTAAATCGATCTCTGATTGGCAAAAACTCTTAGGCCTGACGATCCCAACTCTCCGATTTATTCGGCGTTACCCAACGCTTTTTCAAGAATTTGCTCACCCCAAGTACCCTTCTTTGCCTTGTTTTCGCCTCACGGAGATTGCGGCTAATTTACATGATCAAGAAGTGAAAATCTTGGAGGCCCATGAGGCTGTTTTGGTGGAAAGGCTTTGTAAAGTCTTGATGATGACTAGAAACAAGATTGTGCCTTTTGAGGCACTGTATCCTTTGAAATGGGATTTGGGTTTGCCTGATGATTTTGACAGGGGTTTGGTTTTTAAGTATTCGGATTGTTTTCGGGTTGTTAAGGATGCGAATGGGGGTTCTTGTTTGGAGTTGGTGAAATGGAATGAGGATTTTGCTGTTTCTGTTTTGCAGAAGAGATATGAGAATGTGGAGGGTGGGGAGAATGAGTTCAGGAAGTTTAGGAGAGGGCAGTCTTCGATGGCGTTTCCGCTTAGGTTTCCCAAGGGTTATGGTGGTCAGACGAAGGTGAAGGAATGGATGGAAGAGTTTCAGAAGTTGGCTTATATTTCACCTTATGAGGATCCAACTGGCATTCATATGAGTAGTGATCTTATGGAGAAGAGAATTGTTGGTTTACTGCATGAGTTCTTGAGCTTGACTGAACACAAGATGACGAAAAGGAATTACTTAGGGAGCTTGAGAGGTGAATTGTATCTTCCTGAAAGGTTTACCAGAATTTATACTAGATATCCTGGAATTTTTTACCTGTCGATGAAGTGTAAGACGACTACTGTTGCAATAAGAGAAGGGTATTGTCGTGGTAAACTAGTGGAGCCTAGTCCACTTGCTAAGTTAAGGGGGAAATTTTATCATGCAATGAGAACTGGATTGATGTATCAGAAGAAAGGTGTGCATATGTTACCTCAACTTGCTGGTTTATCTAGTCGTGGTTGTGAAGATAATAACGGCAAGGAGGGAGAGAAGGATGAAATGTGGGAAGACTGCAATGCTGATGCTTCTTCAGAATCGGAAGAAGAGTTTGATGGTGATATTCTGGATGTATTTGGTGATGGTAGTTTGTAG
- the LOC108218902 gene encoding uncharacterized protein LOC108218902 isoform X2 translates to MAMRMKSVMQGVRAKFSVIVLVLITLGIAAASIYGLLKPISNGCTMTYMYPTYIPISTPKNVSAEKYGLYLYHEGWQKIDFDEHIKQLSGTPVLFIPGNGGSYKQVRSLAAESERAYQGGPLENELYQQATLTLEEDGGPINVNNISVPTQYSSFMDWFAVDLEGEHSAMDGQILEEHTEYVVYAIHRILDQYKESRDARKSEGAAIYGSLPRSVILVGHSMGGFVARAAIVHSHLRKSAVETIITLSTPHQSPPVTLQPSLGHYYTHVNQEWRKGYEVHTSRSGHYISGPKLGHIVVVSISGGIHDFQVRSKLESLDGIVPPTHGFMISTTSMQNVWLSMEHQVILWCNQVVVQVSHTLLHLIDSKTSQPFTESRERLAIFTKMLHSGVPESWLKQSQATQKSLHASSKNGILPGSHVHTLPACPSTIRWNEAGLERDLYIQTPTVTVLAMDGRRRWLDIKKLGLNGKGHFVFVTNLVPCSGVRLHLWPEKGNSASDLPLTKRVLEVTSKMVKIPSGPAPRQIEPGSQTEQAPPSAVFMLDPKDMYGFKFLTISVAPPPVFSGRPPPATSMAVGQFFDPDEGKTVFSPYLLLQSMVSQQDMILKEDHPLALDLSFSISLGLLPVKFSLEPTGCGIQKSELVEEVKDMEINKLCKRRCFPPVALAWDVSSGLHIFPNLYSHTIMVDSSPGYWDSPKGSEKTTLLLLVDPHCSYKTSISVSVAAAAGRFMLLYWSQIIGFSFAVVFFALMQQAYSWELDLPIPSMLTALESNMRMPLPFFSLVITPIVAALFYSFMSSQRFPSIISFFVISILCYAFANGIVVVLILISQWVFYVAASIHVFIKKWWQWETSLLSFKVVRIVRFNPSLVTVFAAMSLACFVHPAFGLAILLFSHALCCHNALSSHARSRELFDFGDRGSSEYKRLQIKSDSRTNKSLPVDEHSSNSPDSARSYGDTQLEIFHHQHGLLVLHLMSMLMFIPSLVAWFQRFGTGQRFPWFLDSALTLGIILHGVCGSKPEYSFWFPLPGSDRWEVKQSFGYLLGGFACCLYALTMAPYGAFYAMACIGIVAFTFRIIDRRNRERGDAYYSNRKHSHRH, encoded by the exons atggcgATGAGAATGAAGTCAGTAATGCAGGGTGTTAGAGCTAAGTTCAGTGTAATAGTTCTTGTGCTTATTACATTAGGGATCGCTGCTGCATCTATATATGGTCTGCTAAAACCGATTTCGAATGGTTGTACCATGACGTACATGTATCCTACTTATATCCCCATTTCCACGCCAAAAAATGTGTCAGCTGAGAAGTATGGTTTGTACTTGTATCACGAAGGATGGCAAaagattgattttgatgagCATATTAAGCAGCTTAGTGGAACTCCAGTTTTATTTATCCCAGGGAACGGGGGTAGCTACAAACAG GTAAGGTCCTTGGCAGCAGAGTCCGAAAGGGCTTATCAAGGAGGCCCACTTGAAAATGAGCTTTACCAACAAGCTACTCTAACACTTGAAGAGGATGGAGGAcctataaatgtaaataacatTTCAGTACCTACCCAGTATAGTTCCTTCATGGACTGGTTTGCTGTGGATCTTGAAGGTGAACATTCTGCAATGGATGGTCAAATACTTGAAGAACACACAGAATACGTAGTATATGCTATTCACAGG ATCTTGGATCAATATAAAGAATCTCGTGATGCCCGGAAAAGTGAAGGTGCAGCCATATATGGAAGTTTACCTCGAAGTGTTATACTAGTTGGCCACTCTATGGGTGGTTTTGTTGCAAGAGCAGCAATAGTTCACTCGCATTTAAGAAAGTCTGCAGTGGAAACTATTATTACGCTCTCAACCCCGCACCA GTCACCTCCTGTGACACTGCAGCCATCCTTAGGTCACTATTATACACACGTAAATCAGGAATGGAGAAAGGGATACGAGGTCCATACCTCTCGAAGTGGACATTACATATCTGGTCCAAAACTTGGCCACATAGTTGTCGTTTCCATTTCCGGTGGTATCCATGATTTTCAG GTACGGTCAAAATTAGAATCCCTTGATGGGATTGTGCCACCTACCCATGGTTTTATGATTAGTACTACAAGCATGCAGAATGTTTGGCTGTCAATGGAGCACCAAGTTATTTTATGGTGCAATCAAGTCGTTGTGCAA GTGTCACATACTCTGCTTCATCTAATTGACTCTAAAACCAGCCAACCATTTACCGAATCAAGAGAAAGGCTCGCAATATTTACCAAAATGTTACATAGTGGAGTACCAGAAAGTTGGTTGAAACAGTCGCAAGCAACTCAGAAATCCCTACACGCTTCTTCAAAGAATGGAATCCTACCAG GATCTCATGTGCACACTTTACCTGCCTGCCCTAGTACTATTCGTTGGAACGAGGCTGGATTAGAAAGGGATCTATACATTCAAACCCCTACTGTTACTGTTTTAGCAATGGATGGCAGAAGACGGTGGCTGGACATTAAAAAACTG GGGCTGAATGGAAAAGGCCACTTCGTATTTGTTACGAACCTTGTTCCCTGTTCTGGGGTTAGACTTCATCTTTGGCCTGAAAAGGGCAATTCTGCTTCAGACCTGCCTCTTACTAAAAGGGTTCTAGAAGTGACATCAAAGATGGTAAAAATCCCATCAGGTCCAGCTCCAAGGCAG ATTGAACCAGGTAGTCAGACTGAACAAGCACCTCCATCTGCTGTATTTATGCTGGATCCAAAGGATATGTATGGGTTTAAATTCTTGACCATCTCAGTTGCACCTCCTCCG GTTTTTTCAGGAAGACCTCCGCCTGCAACTTCCATGGCAGTTGGGCAGTTTTTTGATCCAGATGAAGGGAAAACAGTATTCTCACCATACTTGTTGCTTCAATCAATGGTTTCTCAACAA GACATGATATTGAAGGAGGATCATCCTCTTGCTTTAGATCTATCCTTCTCTATTAGTTTAGGCCTTCTGCCTGTTAAATTCTCTTTAGAACCAACAGGATGTGGGATACAAAAGTCAGAACTGGTTGAAGAGGTTAAAGACATGGAAATTAACA AGCTTTGCAAACGTCGATGTTTTCCACCTGTAGCACTTGCTTGGGATGTGAGTTCTGGTCTGCACATATTTCCAAACTTGTACTCTCATACAATTATGGTGGATTCTTCACCAGGGTATTGGGATTCACCCAAGGGTTCTGAGAAGACCACTCTTTTATTACTG GTTGACCCGCATTGTTCATACAAAACTAGTATCTCTGTatctgttgctgctgctgctggtaGATTCATGCTTTTATATTGGTCACAG ATCATTGGTTTCTCCTTCGCAGTTGTGTTTTTCGCACTGATGCAGCAAGCATATTCATGGGAGCTTGATCTGCCTATTCCTTCAATGCTAACAGCATTGGAATCAAATATGAGAATGCCTTTGCCATTTTTTTCCCTAGTCATTACCCCCATTGTAGCTGCCTTGTTCTATTCCTTTATGAGTTCTCAGCGATTTCCTTCGATCATAAGCTTTTTTGTGATCTCGATACTTTGCTATGCATTTGCGAATGGGATTGTTGTCGTGCTTATATTGATCTCTCAATGGGTTTTCTATGTGGCTGCCAGTATACATGTTTTCATCAAGAAATG GTGGCAGTGGGAGACTAGTTTATTGTCATTCAAG GTGGTAAGGATTGTCAGATTCAATCCTTCACTCGTCACAGTGTTTGCGGCTATGTCATTGGCTTGCTTTGTTCATCCAGCTTTTGGTCTTGCTATATTGCTGTTTTCTCATGCCTTGTGCTGTCATAATGCATTGTCCAG CCATGCTCGAAGTAGGGAATTGTTTGATTTTGGTGATAGAGGCAGCAGTGAATATAAAAGGTTACAAATCAAGTCTGATAGTAGAACAAATAAAAGTCTGCCTGTTGATGAGCACAGTTCCAATAGTCCCGACTCTGCAAGAAGCTACGGCGATACACAGCTGGAGATCTTCCACCACCAGCACGGCCTGCTGGTCTTACATCTTATGTCTATGCTGATGTTTATTCCATCACTTGTGGCTTGGTTCCAG AGATTTGGTACTGGTCAGAGATTTCCATGGTTCTTAGATTCAGCGCTGACGCTTGGTATCATCCTCCACGGTGTGTGTGGTTCAAAGCCCGAGTATAGTTTTTGGTTTCCCTTGCCAGGCAGTGACAGATGGGAAGTGAAACAGAGTTTTGGCTACCTGCTTGGTGGATTCGCTTGTTGTTTATATGCCTTGACCATGGCTCCTTATGGAGCATTTTATGCAATGGCCTGCATAGGGATCGTCGCTTTCACTTTTAGAATTATAGATAGAAGGAATAGGGAGAGAGGAGACGCCTACTATAGCAATCGAAAGCATTCTCATAGACACTGA
- the LOC108218775 gene encoding DEAD-box ATP-dependent RNA helicase 37 — translation MMKSSWADAVAEETAASGSVDSNVTSAPTAPTKSTYVPPHLRNRPVAAESPALPLSGPPSGYNSTGYSAGGAGQRSDYGRQAYNTSSRGGGGWSNRGGRERDVNPFGNDDVNVDVEQAFSGHENSGINFDAYEDIPVETQGDDVPPPVNTFAEIDLGHALNLNIQRCKYVRPTPVQRYTIPISLAGRDLMACAQTGSGKTAAFCFPIISGILRGNIAQRPRGTRTVFPLALILSPTRELAIQINEEAKKFSYQTGVRVVVVYGGAPINQQLRELERGVDILVATPGRLVDLLERAKVSLQMIRYLALDEADRMLDMGFEPQIRKIVEQMGMPPPGERQTMLFSATFPREIQRLASDFLLNYIFLTVGRVGSSTDLIVQRVEFVQEADKRSYLMDLLHAQKDDGTHGKQPLTLVFVETKKGADSLEHWLSRNGFPATAIHGDRTQQEREYALRSFKSGNTPILVATDVAARGLDIPDVSHVVNFDIPKDIDDYVHRIGRTGRAGKTGLATAFFNEGNMSLAKSLADLMQEAKQEVPAWLTHYASRPSYGGGKNRRFGGGRSGGGRYGGHDIRRDSFYNNSGGGGNSGSYGGNTGGRYNSNYGGGYGPGPGANSAWDE, via the exons GCCGTTGCTGAAGAGACTGCTGCTTCTGGGTCTGTTGATAGTAATGTAACTAGTGCACCTACAGCTCCTACCAAGTCTACCTATGTTCCACCCCATCTACGCAATAGGCCAGTCGCTGCAGAGTCACCCGCTTTGCCTCTCAGTGGTCCACCATCCGGTTACAACAGTACAGGTTATAGTGCTGGTGGGGCTGGTCAAAGATCTGACTACGGCCGCCAAGCTTACAACACCAGCAGCAGGGGTGGGGGTGGTTGGAGCAACAGGGGTGGGAGGGAAAGGGATGTAAATCCTTTTGGTAATGATGATGTTAATGTTGATGTGGAGCAGGCATTCAGTGGGCATGAAAATAGTGGTATTAATTTTGATGCTTACGAGGATATCCCAGTAGAGACTCAAGGGGATGATGTACCACCTCCTGTCAATACATTTGCAGAGATTGATTTGGGACATGCTCTTAATCTGAATATTCAAAGGTGCAAATACGTCAGGCCTACTCCTGTGCAGCGGTACACGATCCCCATTTCCCTAGCAGGGAGGGATTTGATGGCTTGTGCTCAAACCGGTTCTGGCAAGACAGCTGCTTTTTGCTTCCCCATAATTAGTGGAATTTTGAGGGGAAATATTGCCCAGAGACCACGAGGGACCCGGACAGTGTTTCCACTAGCTCTTATTCTTTCCCCGACAAGGGAGCTTGCCATTCAG ATTAACGAGGAAGCGAAGAAATTCTCTTATCAAACAGGTGTCAGAGTAGTGGTAGTTTATGGGGGAGCACCAATCAATCAACAG CTAAGAGAACTTGAAAGAGGAGTGGATATTCTTGTGGCAACTCCAGGGAGACTAGTTGATTTGCTTGAGAGGGCAAAGGTCTCATTGCAAATGATTAGATATTTAGCTCTAGATGAGGCCGATCGCATGTTGGATATGGGATTTGAACCTCAAATTAGAAAGATTGTTGAACAAATGGGCATGCCTCCGCCAGGTGAAAGACAGACTATGCTGTTTAGTGCCACCTTCCCGAGAGAAATTCAG AGATTGGCATCTGATTTTCTTTTGAACTACATATTCTTGACTGTTGGGCGTGTTGGTTCAAGTACGGATCTGATTGTTCAAAGAGTAGAGTTCGTTCAAGAGGCTGACAAGCGAAGCTACCTTATGGACCTCCTTCATGCACAGAAAGATGATGGAACTCATGGAAAG CAACCGCTAACCTTGGTGTTTGTGGAGACAAAAAAGGGAGCAGATTCTCTTGAGCACTGGTTGTCTCGTAATGGATTTCCTGCAACAGCTATACACGGTGATAGAACTCAGCAG GAGAGAGAATATGCATTGAGATCCTTTAAGAGTGGGAATACACCAATCTTGGTAGCGACAGATGTAGCAGCACGAGGTCTTGATATTCCAGATGTTTCTCATGTTGTCAATTTCGACATCCCGAAAGACATTGATGATTATGTCCACCGGATAGGAAGGACAGGGCGAGCTGGAAAGACGGGATTGGCAACAGCTTTCTTTAACGAAGGCAATATGTCGTTAGCAAAGTCGCTAGCTGATCTGATGCAAGAAGCTAAACAGGAAGTACCTGCATGGCTTACTCATTATGCTAGCAGACCTTCCTATGGTGGCGGTAAGAACAGGCGATTTGGGGGTGGACGATCTGGGGGAGGAAGATATGGGGGTCACGACATCAGAAGGGATTCCTTTTATAATAATAGTGGTGGAGGTGGTAATTCGGGCTCTTACGGAGGAAACACTGGTGGAAGATATAACAGCAATTATGGCGGAGGATATGGTCCTGGACCTGGAGCTAACAGTGCATGGGATGAGTGA